Proteins encoded together in one Quercus lobata isolate SW786 chromosome 3, ValleyOak3.0 Primary Assembly, whole genome shotgun sequence window:
- the LOC115981524 gene encoding uncharacterized protein LOC115981524, whose product MASPSQACKWSRTTTPIKPSSSSSLFSPSFFFSFHTTLPKRPRIFSLHHSSSSSSSKPKQRLTKSLDSDDSTSQPNTLSANPNSRSKTRPPLSFKSLYGKRSLWRRIFFASKKLRSIILLNVITLVYASNIPVVKEVEAIMDPATFTVVRFAMSAIPFIPFVWQARGDVRTRNAGIELGFWVSLGYLMQALGLLTSDAGRASFISMFTVIVVPLLDGMLGAEVPSLTWFGAVVSILGVAMLESSGSPPCVGDLLNFLSAVFFGVHMLRTEHISRSTKRENFLPLLGYEVCVVALSSILWYFIGGCFGGMQEFRPSLWTWTMLWNWMVTFPWIPALYTGIFSTGLCLWIEMAAMRDVSATETAIIYGLEPVWGAGFSWVLLGERWGAAGWIGAALVLGGSLTVQIFGSSPRKASEDDEKSETGDRMFVTDKQNGISTSPVVVSSSKDVPGLLKKPRH is encoded by the exons ATGGCTTCACCATCACAAGCGTGTAAATGGTCACGAACCACAACCCCCATTAagccctcttcttcttcttctctattcagcccatcctttttcttttccttccacaccacTCTCCCAAAACGACCTCGTATCTTTTCTCTGcaccattcttcttcttcttcttcttcgaagCCCAAACAGAGACTAACAAAGTCATTGGATTCGGATGATTCGACCTCGCAACCAAACACATTATCAGCTAACCCAAATTCTCGATCCAAAACGAGACCGCCTCTAAGTTTCAAGTCCTTGTATGGAAAGCGATCTCTCTGGCGAAGGATATTTTTCGCTTCCAAGAAACTCAGAAGCATCATTCTGCTCAATGTTATTACTCTTGTCTACG CTAGTAACATTCCAGTTGTGAAAGAGGTTGAAGCGATTATGGACCCAGCAACCTTCACTGTTGTGCGCTTTGCAATGTCTGCCATTCCATTCATCCCATTTGTATGGCAAGCACGAGGTGATGTTCGTACCCGTAATGCAGGGATAGAGTTGGGTTTCTGGGTCAGTTTGGGATACCTTATGCAGGCCCTTGGGTTGCTAACATCTGATGCTGGGCGTGCATCATTTATATCCATGTTCACT GTTATTGTGGTTCCCTTGCTTGATGGTATGTTAGGAGCAGAAGTTCCTTCACTTACCTGGTTTGGAGCTGTCGTGTCTATTTTAGGAGTTGCAATGCTGGAATCCAGTGGATCACCCCCATGT GTTGGAGATCTTTTGAACTTCTTAAGTGCAGTGTTTTTCGGTGTCCATATGCTAAGAACTGAACATATATCAAGAAgcacaaagagagagaacttTTTACCTCTTCTTGGATATGAG GTATGTGTTGTTGCTCTATCATCAATCCTATGGTATTTTATAGGAGGTTGCTTTGGTGGCATGCAAGAGTTCAGGCCATCATTGTGGACATGGACAATGCTTTGGAATTGGATGGTTACATTTCCATGGATACCTGCGCTTTACACAGGCATATTTTCAACTGGGTTATGTTTATGGATAGAG ATGGCTGCAATGCGTGATGTATCAGCCACAGAAACCGCAATAATTTATGGGTTGGAGCCGGTCTGGGGTGCTGGTTTTTCATGGGTTCTCCTTGGTGAAAGGTGGGGTGCTGCTGGTTGGATTGGTGCTGCTCTTGTGTTAG GTGGGAGCTTAACAGTCCAGATATTTGGTTCTTCTCCCAGAAAGGCCAGTGAAGATGATGAGAAAAGTGAGACTGGTGATCGCATGTTTGTTACTGATAAGCAAAATGGTATTTCTACCTCTCCGGTCGTGGTCAGTTCAAGCAAGGATGTTCCTGGTCTATTAAAGAAGCCTCGTCACTAG